The Rosa rugosa chromosome 1, drRosRugo1.1, whole genome shotgun sequence genomic sequence GGAGTGCAGGACTACTGTCTATTTATATCAACTAACTATCAGTGCTGATGAGCTCCTGAGTTTAAATTTCTCGTtacctaaaataaaaataaaaatgttaacaaataataatgaaATTTTACATGGTGCATACAATATTGCAACTCATCGAGTCTTAGTCATGCCTAATTAAGTATTTATAACATATATAATTGGCAGAATGACATTTTACATCTCTCGTGTGAATAGCATTTAGGAATATAGATGACTGAAATGAGTTGTGGCTTATGCGAGTTGAAGCCATTCTTTTGGGTTAGTATTGGTGTGACTTTAGAAACAATAAAGTTAGGGAGgtgagctaattggtgctttCTCGCTCTTCCTCCAACCACAACTGATCAAACTCATGCAGAATCTTTTGACATATCTTCCCTATAAAAACCAATGAAGTACTGTCTTCTCATAACAAGAAACACCATTTTTATAGATCATATTTGCCTTGGCAGCTCCATTAATTTCAATGATGACTCTTCCCAAGCAGTTCTTCGTTCTATCTTTGGTCGCAGTCTTGTCGTTCTCGAGCACCCAAATGAACCAAGCAGCTCGCCACCTCTTGGACACAGCAGCAGCTCCTCCACCAGCACTGCCAGTAGTGCCCGCGATTCCCTCTCTGCCCAAGACGGCATTGCCTCCACTACCCTCGGCACCGACACTGCCCAAGGCCACCCTGCCCCCGTTGCCCTCGATACCAACACTGCCCAAGGCCACATTACCACCATTGCCCTCAAATCCCTTACCTACACTTCCAACTACCCCAACTCTTCCAAAAGCCACTTTGCCACCATTGCCATCTACCCCGTTGCCTACACCGCCTATCACCCCACCTGTAATCCCATCTTTGCCAAAATCAGCATTGCCTACTGTGCCGACAACCCCCTTGCCCGCGACACTACCTCCATTGCCAGCCAGCTCACTACCAACACTACCCAAGGCCACATTGCCACCCCTGCCCTCAAACCCCTTGCCTTCACTTCCGACTGCCCCAACTCTGCCAAAGGCCACATTGCCGCCATTGCCATCAATACCATCTTTTCCGAAATCAGCATTGCCTACAACACCCTTGCCAACTACACTACCTCCATTGCCGGCCAACTCACTGCCTACACTCCCGCCAACAATCCCCAAAACTCCATCCGCAATTCCTTCGACTCCGTTCCTCTCTCCACCCCCATCAAACTGAACCACTTGATatctaaaaaaatatataaaaaaagatGAATGTGATCGATCCTGCATATGTTGTAGTTCTTGGATGTGTTGAACATTTTTctgatatatattcttgtgattCCTGGTGGCTCATTAGTCTGTGTATTACTTGTTAGAGTTTCTTTTTATGATTTTGTGCGTTTTGCTCTTTGGGTTTCACCAGAACCAATACTAGTAATTAAGTACTTAAATTGTTATGGtattctttttttgtttctttttatgATTTTGTGCGTTTTGCTCTTTGGGTTTCACCAGAACCAATACTAGTAATTAAGtacttaaactttttttttttttttttggttacaaaggAGGCCAAGAAGGCCTAAacaggagaaaaagaaagaaaactagCCCTATCCCTAACTCTCCTAGCTCTGGAAAGCATTAGAAGCATTAGAAGCATTGTTATGGTATTCTTTGTTCTTATTAATGTATCACTACTTCCACTTATTTTAGTGCTTGTTATTGTGTTTCAAATACTACGAGATCGAGCTAGGTTTCATCCGCGTGCTTAGCAAAAATGAAAGTGTGATCATAATTATTGCCTATCAATCCGAAAATAGTTTGCTATTGACAATAAGACAATAAGAAGACAATACCTAAGTAACATGCATAAGGAAGTAGCGCAATAACATGTAATGCAAGAATGATAATTCGTCTCACATTCAATCATGAAACATGAACTCAAACTACAAACCAGCTCTTGAAATAATAATTTTTGAATTATAATCTTCTAAACTACAAACCAGTATATGGTCATTGTTAGGTGAGTATTTATTAAATACTCTATTAATTACCTTATGATCGACTACAAAGGGAATGTAAGTGGATTTGTGTAATCTaaaatgatgcgggaagcgtgaacacgatagtaagaggctccgtcaagcgtcgaaagtcatatgagatgagctagaatccactagcaattacgggcacagccgtaagaaacatagagaaacttctctaatatttggttttttattgataacttgaatgaaaattacaatctaagaggtgccttatatatagggcacataacataaacctaatacaactagaaaacaaaaagaataatttattatagactaaaactagaaaacctaattaaacctcattaaataaaaatcagaaatagaatcctagatactaaagaatattatgCAATCTCTCAACCAAGATTTTGTTcaagaatcccgatatatccaaaagagtaatttatgattaatttcatcattaagaagcctatttgaataccaatatcCAATATTAAaatcattcttcttaatgtagagacgcttctttcttttcgagattctttgttgaaattggctaaaatctcgtcctacatcagtctcctccacttgaaaagaactcgacctcgagttcctcttgaatgcagctcgatcattagcaggaataaaacatgataagctttctcgaaattaaaaggtatcaccatgaatccaataccatagacaagtttagaataagcatGATTGAAACTTAagctcctccacttgaaaaggaatggCCATTGACTTCTCTTTGGGTTGGTCTTGAACACTATTAAgcatgcatgacatggatatcgATGTGATATGAATGAATCAGCTTCCTTGTCTTTAATaagtttctcttcaatcttcaaagtgACTTCTTCATGTTTCTTTTCTCACATCTCAGGatggtcattcttgatgtttttccttctaggcttgattttaattttgtgcgcatcccacctaaataaatatgtgttgtcattgcaataaccaccattgacactttcatgccatggtcttccaaaaagcagattagtgtcgtccatgtcaatcacatgacaagtaatctcttctttataaaattttcccatagagacaggaactttacaaacctctgttacttgtgcatattcatcctccccaaatggaatccagtatggatcactcagcttcactgtcggtaattgaaaataatccacaactttgtttgctacaaagttctctcgtagaccactgtcaattattaccATGCATACCTTGTCGTTGATGAtacatgtagttcggaagtcgtcgtaatcaggcgttgtgaatatccaacgttccatgtttcttctctctttttttttttttttggatttgcagcagctagtaacctcattatgcgtgaattacctattttccaatcactcttcttaaTTCCACGCCgcttatttatttttctaattttcctgCTAAACCaggcccattctcgtcctacatcatgaAATTACCTACATAAATATAAATTTCAAACAATGCCATTTGAAAGTATTCAGAAGAACGAGTTCCAAAAATATCGGAGGTGAAAACCTAGACCGCGTTGAGAGAGATGCTCCGTCCGACGGCGCGCCCTCGTGgtgtcgtcgtcggacgggcccgAGGGGACCTAGTGTCCGGTGGTGAGTTGCCTAGTCGGAGTGAAGGCTATTAGGGGTTGGCAGCACTGTCTCGACCGGCTGGAGGTTCTGATGGTGGAGGATTGCGGCGATTTGATGCGGGATCGGTGTTGTCGAGAGTGAAGCGCAGATGGTCGAAGCCGGGCCAGTCCGAGTTGGTGTTGCGAGATTGGCGATCACCGGGAGGTGACGACTGGGAGGCAGCAGCGCTGGGATCGGCATTTAGATCGGATCAATCAGATCCGCTTTGGTTTCGGCAGTTTGTGATCTATCTTGGGTGCATCGTTTCCTCTAGCCAGCGTAATGGGGAACTGAGACGGGTTGCGATCTCTCGGCGACAAGCTGGTAGCGGTGGCGATGCCGTCGGTGGTCGGAAGGTGAGGTTGCCGGCGAGATTCTGGCGTCCTGCCTCCTGCAGCTTTGGGCTTTGGCGTGGGCAAGATGGTAATTGGGCCTGGGCTTCTGCTCTAGGCCCATATTATTatgtttatttttctatttgttGTTTTTTACAATTAGTAAGACGTGGCTTTATGCCAGCAATAAGACCCAATCATATTtcggtagggcgacgtgggctttgtcctggtatgcacactcagtgtgccttgtctggcctagcgaggctgcgagctatttgcttgatcaaatggacgcaacctcctagtggcaggatgaaattgagtgttgCCGGATTTATTTATGTGCgacaacatagtgggaaagctgtgctatttgcaatgatgcttcttcgttatagagttatctttccggtatgtcaccgctatctcaaagcaaatagagtagccattcgtgcactctttgctaattggtgcttgtcagagtacatagattttgtggagagtcttggtattatttcaggatgttctctttatgcttattgtaatctggggttcaggctctacgtcccccccctgtattctgcaatttcattaatcaaggcttgagggcagccgcaccagccccatttaaaaaaaaaaaaaaaaagtagcaaTACTCGAGGACAAAGCCAAACGAACACaatgagaacaagaaaaatttaAATCAATTTTTCTATtcccataatcatagacaatCAAACTTACAGTTAAAATGtcatcaagaaaaaaaagactCTCGACCAAAAAGTTACCAAACCCTAGAGAACGCCGTTGGTGTCACTCGGTCCTGTCCGGCTGCGCCTCGGCGCTGGCGATGGCGTCTGGCCTAGTCGGTGTACGAGCTGCGCGACCGGATGGGAGATCGTAGGCTTGTCTCAGGCTGGGAAGTTGGGGTCAGGATGGGATCATCATTCTCGGTTGGAAGGAATGGCTGGGTCGGGGTTGTGTAAGGGGATCGGAGTCGGTTTGGGCTGGGATCGGAGTCGGATCGGTGACGGGGCTGAGTTGTGGTGATGGGCGGGTCGGGTTCGATGGATGAGTAGAGGTGATGGCGGCGCTGGGAGGTCCAACTCGGATCCGGATGCAGAGCTCCGATCTAGGGATTGTTTTGGGGTCGACGCCATGACAGTTGAGGATCTGATGCTCGGTGCGGCCGGACGGTTTCTCCGTTTCTTGGGCAGGTCTGAAACTCGGTGGTTGAGATCGGGGGAAGTCTTTCTCCGTTTCTCTTGGTTAAAGGAGGTGGCTGCTTCGGCGGGTGAGGTAGGGCGGTGGGATGGGATCGATTTGGGTAGCCGGGTTGGATCTGGGTCGATTGGTGGCTGCGTTTTGGCTTTGGAGCTCAGTGCCGATCCATGGCGGATTGCGGTGGTGGCACGATGGTGGTGGAGGTCCGGCATTGGTGGTGGTGCGGTGGGTATGGGGACAGAGTAGTGGTGCAGCTACTGATTTGGGCCGAGATGGATGGGCTGCTCACTTTCTTTGCTGACTTGGGCTTCTGCTTGTTTTCTTCGGTGTTTAGTCTATTTTTTTACCTTTAGTTTTTGGTTATCTATGTCAGGTCTCTCGAGTTAAGGTTGTAGTCATGGTTTTCTTtgagttttgtttttgggttaggttttagTTGTTGGGTCGGGCGCACTGCAGGTTGCGGTAGAGACAATCTTCTCTTTCGCCGTCTAGagggtcgttcctgttctggagttgggtcagcagtgGCGACGAAAAAGTCTAGCTATGGcttagacaatcatccttggccttctagtgggtcgttcCTGTATGGTTTCGGGTCGGAGgcgatggcgatttggagcagtTGTGGATTGACAGTGTTGACATTCGGGAGGTGACGGTGTTGGGTTTCCTTTAGTCTCAGGTCTAACGGTCCAGCAATTCAttttggtcgggttcgaagtcacaacgagtgtaggcttggtcgatcaaaggcaggtcaAGTGGATTCTGGGTGGCGAGTCTGTGTTGACAAAGTTGAGTGTCAAGGATTCACTGCTTCTGCGCATGTTGTCTTTGCCGTTTAGTTGTTGTGCAAGTTTTCTTTTAGTCGGAGCCTCTTTGGCTCCTTCAGTCagtcattatagagttccagtgtgaagtctagtggtCATTTCTGTGTAAGGAATGTTGCCCAAAATTCGTTGTAACcaattcattattaatgaagtttcttcttgatcaaaaaaaaaaaaaaaaaaaaaaaattatagacaATGTCTAGAATGAGAACCTCGTCTCGTGATCTTATCCTACACATACAGTTGCCCAACACAAATATTAATTCATGACATATGTCAGTTTCTTCACGCATCTCGActataagaaaaaataaaaattgttaaACAACTTTAGTTTTGATGAATAACGCAGGGCATTTCGTAGACGCCCCAAAGTATTCAACATATACTTCATTATTTTCATCCATACAAATGTGCTACTGGCCGGTCATCCAATAGTTACATCGATCTATCATGACCCCCATACAAATGTGATGATCTCAACCTCATGACAAATCAATCATCCAAATATCTAACTTTTCATGACCAATGATAAAATTATCCAACGTTCAGGTGTGGAGGTCATCCATGCAAAACTTGGTCAATATGAATACTTAGAAACATCAACAACAATCATTGAGATCCGATTATACATCCCACTCGGGACAAGATTAAatttttcaaaacttttttcaTTCGGTGCAATTGGTTATCGTTCATTGGGGAATTTGGACCAACTATAAGTTTTTACTATATATGCAGCTGCCAAGAACACAGGACATGGTTCTGTTCCTGTGTCCGAAGCAAGGGCTTTAAGGGACAGTTTGGTTTGCGCAAAAGAAAAAGGTTTCACCAGCTTGGAAGTGGAGGGAGATTCAAAAATTGTTATTGATGCGGTCAATGGAGTCACTCACCCCCCCTTGAGATGTAAATTGGTGGAAGATATTCGATGTCTAGCTTCTACTTTTGACTCTATCTCTTTTCGTCATGTTCTtagggaagcaaattttgtggCGGATGCCTCAGTAAATTTAGGTCACAATTGTAACGATGCCTTGAGCTAGCTTAATAGAGTGCCTGCACAGGTCTCTAAAGCCTTATTATTTGATGTTGTAAACTCTGGTTGCTCCAGAGGCTTTTCTTTATAATCTTATTTTTCTTGCCTCAAAAACTATAAGTTTTTACTATCAAATGTTGATCTTCGGGGGGTGTATTCTATCAAGAGTCTATTAGATTGTTTTAGATTTTAAAAGTCTATaggtattcaattcagattttaaaaagtCTTTATAAATCTGATGATATTCAAAACTCCAATGACTTTCAAGGATTCTAGATGATGGATTGTGAAGGATTCTAGAGTGCTTGGTATAAATATCAAACCCTATCAGAAATCCGGCTTCTAAACGTGAGATTTTGacgtctttctttttctctcccaCTGTTAAGATCTAAAACAGTAGAAGATGAACAGACGATGAACTATATCCATAGCCATAGACGATGTTAGGGGTACCATTGTTTGGGTGGCCAACCACTCTTGCCACATCATTGTCAACTCCTCAGGTACGTTTCTACTGCGTTCTCACAGCAAAGGGGTTGTCTTCTTTTCTAATCTTGTTAATTCTCTCTTTTTGAATGTGGGAAGGGATTGAGAAAGTGGCAGAGACCATTGACGAAATTCCGAAGGTGAACTGGGATTTCAAAGGGATTCACTATTTTGACATTGGGCCTCACTTGTTCAATACCTGTTTGTGTTGGATGCTTTAAAAGTTTAAATTTTTGCTTTTGGCTAGGTACTTGATATATCTGATAAATTCTCATTCTTTCGTTATTTTGAGGTCTATTTATGGATGCAGACTTGAAGTATGGATTATTGGTTCTGGAGTTTGGTTTTGCTATGTTAATTATCATTATTTCCTGAATAATGGAGTACAAGAGTACAATGGTGGTCTCCTCTGTAAAGTCATACCACACAAGTCTTAAAAGTGTGAAGTCCTGTCACTCCTGTGTTCCTATATGTAATTATTTATGATATCTTCCTTTTACCAAATACCACACAAGTCTCTATTAGATGATGGATTCTGATACCTTAGACCAAAAAATGTTATCTGATACCAAATGGTTAAATTAATGGTATATACACGCGTAAATGCAGCCAGTGTTATTCCTATGTATTAATAACTAAACCATTTTGGAAACGGATAGTTGTGGCTTAGGCGACTTTAAGCCCTCCTTTTGGGTTAGTATTGGTTTGACTTTAGAAAAACAATGAAGTTAGGGAGGTGAGCGAACAACTGCTTTCTCGCTCTTCCTGCAACCACAACTCATCAAACTCTTGCAAAATCTTTGACATATTTTCCTATAAAAACCAATGCAGTATTGTCATCTCATCATCACAAGAAACAACATTTCTTTTCTGATGAGATTTGCCTTGGCAGCTCCTTTAAACTCAAACATGACTTCTTCTAAGCTTTTCTTCGTTCTGTCTTTGGCCATGATGTTGCTACTGTCAAGTACCCATAAGAGCCAAGCAGCTCGCCACCTCTTGGACACAGCAGCGGCTCCTCCACCAGCATTGCCAGTACTACCCACAATTCCCTCTCTACCCAAGACTGCATTGCCTCCACTACCCTCGGCACCAACACTGCCTAAGGCCACCCTGCCCCCGTTGCCCTCGGTACCAACACTGCCCAAGGCCACATTGCCACCAATGCCCTCAAACCCCCTGCCTACACTTCCAACTACCCCAACTCTTCCAAAAGCCACCTTGCCACCATTGCCATCCACCCCGTTGCCTACACCGCCTACCACCCCACCTGTAATCCCATCTTTGCCAAAATCAGCATTGCCTACTGTGCCGACCCCCTTGCCCGCGACACTACCTCCATTGCCAGCCAGCTCACTACCAACACTGCCCAAGGCCACATTTCCACCTCTGCCCTCAAACCCTTTGCCTTCATTTCCAACTACCCTGACTCTGCCAAAGGCCACATTGCCGCCATTGCCATCAATCCCATCATTGCCGAAATCAGCATTGCCTACAACACCTTTGCCAACTACTCTACCTCCATTGCCAGCCAACTCACTGCCCACACTTCCAACAACAATCCCCACTATTCCATCAGCAATTCCATCTATTCCGTTCCTCTCTCCACCCCCATCAAACTGAATACTTGACTAGTGAGTAGTGACCATATCATATGATCACCGTCATTCTATATGTGTGGAAGAGTATTTGGATAGATATGGTTCTTGTGCTTGATGGTGGCTTACTAGTTTATGCATATCACTTATGTTAGTCGTGCTCTGAGGATGTTAGTTTTcacgattttttattttttccgtTTGTGTTTCAGGGATTTTCTCGTGTCTGCTGTAGTATTTGTTACTTTTCTTGTTGTATTATGATTACTAATAGTGTATTGTTATTGCGTTCATCTGACTGCCCCTTCCCCTTTATTCTTTTCTGTTTCAAAGTGCAAACATTCATAATTAGAACAAATTAGTCCATAAGAAGAACTTGCTATCAATTAAGAGCTGGTAATATCAGTGAGCCAGAAGATACATGATTCACGAAGTATGATACCGGAGATATGTTAGCCTTCGTTTTATAAGCATGTAATCCGATGGCCATTAAACCAGGAAGCAAGATATACGTACACAACCTAAAACACATGCCATAAAGCTTGACAACGGGCAATTCTAAATGAAATCCATGTCTGTATTAAACAGCTAGGGGAAATGAACAGTAACAAAACTTCTACTTCAAGAAAAGAATGTATGGGACAGCCAAAAAAAATAGCTCAGCTCAAAATATTCAAACTTAACCGAAGCCCATACAGTAAGCAACAAGTATATTTCTTTTCATATACAAATGGAGACTGTACTATATGCAACATTCAGGTGAATGAGCACCTTAATTTCAAGAACAAGTTAATAGTCAATCCCAACTAGATTAAGTGATTAACCCTGAACGAGCTATGGATGTTCCAGTAACTCCTACACATCTTTGGCAATACCAGTCGCATATGATTGCTTCCAAGCAGGGCTAGAAAATTGAATGTTCCGGTCTCAAAATGCTTTGTCATGAAATTTGCATACAACACCAACTCCCGGCTACAGTTGTTTTTGATAGCATCCTCTAATTTCTCAACACGGT encodes the following:
- the LOC133723643 gene encoding uncharacterized protein LOC133723643 — protein: MAIGLHAYKTKANISPKRIKGKGQSDERNNNTLLSSIQFDGGGERNGIDGIADGIVGIVVGSVGSELAGNGGRVVGKGVVGNADFGNDGIDGNGGNVAFGRVRVVGNEGKGFEGRGGNVALGSVGSELAGNGGSVAGKGVGTVGNADFGKDGITGGVVGGVGNGVDGNGGKVAFGRVGVVGSVGRGFEGIGGNVALGSVGTEGNGGRVALGSVGAEGSGGNAVLGREGIVGSTGNAGGGAAAVSKRWRAAWLLWVLDSSNIMAKDRTKKSLEEVMFEFKGAAKANLIRKEMLFLFDGGGERNGVEGIADGVLGIVGGSVGSELAGNGGSVVGKGVVGNADFGKDGIDGNGGNVAFGRVGAVGSEGKGFEGRGGNVALGSVGSELAGNGGSVAGKGVVGTVGNADFGKDGITGGVIGGVGNGVDGNGGKVAFGRVGVVGSVGKGFEGNGGNVALGSVGIEGNGGRVALGSVGAEGSGGNAVLGREGIAGTTGSAGGGAAAVSKRWRAAWFIWVLENDKTATKDRTKNCLGRVIIEINGAAKANMIYKNGVSCYEKTVLHWFL